The genomic stretch CGCGCCCTTGGGGGTGGCCTCGATGCGCGCGGGCGTGGCTCGGAATGCGTCGCGGGTGAGGACCTGCGTTTGCCCTGCTTCCAGTGACACCTGCGCGGAGGTGCGGTCCCCTCTCTCGTTGGCGAGGCGCACCGCGTAGGTCCCGGGCGGCAAGGCGATGCGGCGCGCCGAGTCGGGCACCAACTCGGCGAGGACTTGCTCGCGAGGCAAAGCCACCACGAGCGCGCGCTGGTAGTCGCTGGGGATCTCCAGCACGGCGCTGGGGCGCGTCAGCTCGGTGAGCACCAGCTCGCCTCGGCCGGAGAGTCGATAGTCATAGGCGGGGTGCTGGGTGGCGATGAGCGTGTCGGACGTGTCTCGCACGGTGCGCTCGAAGGCGTAGCGATACGCCTCGGCGAGCGTGACACGGCCATCACCGGAGAGGTCCGCCGCGCCGCGCAGTCCCGAGACGAGGTGGTGCGTGAAGAACGCGCCGCCCAGCTCGCGCGACTCCAACGCCAGTTCGTCCGCCGCGCTGGACGTGAGCAAGGCTTGCCCCGAGGAATCCAGCTCGTCCGTCAGGCGGATGTCGAACGTGGGGCCCGGAGCTCCGCCCTTGAGCGCGAGCAAGGCGCCGCTGCGGCAGCTGTCCACCAGCGCCACGCGCACGTTGGCGCCGGTGCCTTCCAACCAGCGGCGCAGGTCCGCGTAACGGAGCCGCTCGCGCCCCAGCTCCAGCGCATCGCCGTCCGAGTGGCCCGAGTAATAGAACGTGAGGATGACTCGCGCCGTGGGGTCTTGATGCCACTGCCGCACCTTCGCGGTGGTCTGCTCCAGCGCGTCGTGCAGCGCCTGGAGTCCCGGGCTGCGCAGCAGTCGGAGGTCCTCGGGTTTGACGCCGCCGAGTTCCTTGAGGACGCCCGCGACCTTGACGGCATCCGCTTCCGCGTAGCGCAGCGGCGGCTGCGTCCCGGCGCCGGTGTTGTGGCCCACCACCACGGCGATGCGGAACGTCTCCGCGCTCGCGGCGGAGGCGAAGCCCACGAGCATCACGGCGAAGGCTCGAAGGAGCGACCTCATGAAGCAGGTGGTTCCGAGCGAACGTGTCCCGTGCTTCGGATCCGATGTGAAGGAGACGGGGAGACTCGCGGTCGGGCGTGGAGGCATCGAGCGGGATGGGACGGCGGATCCGGATCCGCGGCGCGCAATCTTGGACGAGAGTCCCCGGACAAGTCATCCCACCTCCGTCGTTTCACTCCGGTGCGCCGTGCGCCTCACGGACCTCCGCCGCGCAGCGCGACGATTCCTTGTCGGGCGCGTCGCCGTTGGGGAGTGGCGACGCCCTGCCTGGATGCGGCTGCGGAGATGGCGCAGGTCGAAAGTCCGACGATGCGGCCTCATCCCCCGTGACAGGACGAGGCGGGGCGATAACCTGCGCCCGCGAGAATCCACTCGCTGCTTGAATGAGGCCTCACCTATGTCCGCGGAGATTGGAAAGAAGTTTCCGGGCTTCTCGCTGCTCAATCAGGATGGTCGTACCCGGAAGCTGGAGGACTTCGCCGGCAAGTGGCTCGTGGTGTACGTCTATCCCAAGGACGACACGCCCGGCTGCACCATCCAGGGCAAGTCCTTCACCGCGACGAAGGAAGACTTCACGCGGGCCAACATCGAGGTCGTGGGTGTGAGCGAAGACGACGTGCAGTCGCACAAGAGCTTCTGCAACAAGTTCGCGTTCACCATCGACCTGCTGGCGGACACCCAGCACGAGCTGCTGCGCGCGGCTGGCGTGGGACAGTCCGAGTGGAAGGGCACGATGTACTGGGACCGCACGTCCTTCGTCATCGACCCGAAGGGTGTGCTGCGCAAGGTGTACCAGAAGGTGAACCCGGAAGGGCACGAGCGCGTTCTGCTCGCAGACATCAAGCAGTTGCAGGCGGCCTGAGCGCGCATCCCCCGCGTCGTGATGGACGCGACGCGGGAGCGCGAGTGGGCTGACGCTCCCGAACCCATACCGCATCGGGAGCGTCAGCCCACCGCCGGCTCAGAGCGAGGGCTCGACGGCGCGGGTGAGGCCCAGGGTGTCCGCGTAGCTGTGCAGTCCGCGGATGTGATTGCCACCGTCGACCGCGAGGGTATCTCCAGTCACCCACGACGCCAGGTCACTGCAAAGGAACGACACCACCTTGGCGACGTCCTCCGGCTCGCCACAGGGCTTCCCGAGCGGCGTGTGGGCGAAGAACTCGCGCCCCATGGCGCCGGTGAGCAGGCCGGCGCCTTCCGCCAGCGGCGTGCGGATGGCCCCAGGCGCCACGACATTCACCCGGATGTTGTACCGCCCCAGCTCCGAGGCCGCGACCTTCGAGAGGTTCGCGAGCGCCGCCTTGGACGCGCAGTAGTGTGCAAGCCCATCCGTCACGGCGGTCTGGTTCAGCGAGGAGATGTTGACGATGGAGCCCGGCTGTTTGGCGGCGACCAGCGCCTTCGCCAGGAGCTGGGTGAAGAGGAAGGGGCCCTTGAGGTTGATGGCCAGGACCTGGTCGAACTCCTCCACGGGCATGTCGAGGATGGGGCGCAAGGTGGCCGTGCCCGCGTTGTTCACGAGGATGCCCGGGAGGCCAAACTCTCGCGTCGCGAGCGCGATGGCGCGAGTGACGTCCTCCACCCGGACCACGTCGCCCGCGAAAGGCACGGCCCGCGTACGTCCCTCCGATGCCTTGTTGAGTTCCGCAGCGGCTGCCTCCACCTTCTCCGGCGTCCGTCCAAAGAGCAGCACGTTGGCTCCGTCTCGCATGAGCCGCGAGGCGATTCCCAATCCGATGCCCTGTCCCGCCCCCGTCACAATGGCACTGCCTGACACCAGCTTCATGATGACTCCTATTGCAGAGAGAGAGTGGAACCCTAGCAGCAGCATGCGCAGCCGGCGCCGCGTCGCCCTTCACGGTGCGGTGCTCACGGCGCGAGCACTCCGTTGAGGGATGCGATGGTGTTGGCTTCCACCCGGTCGTGGCCGGCACGGGGCGCTCGCGGACGATGCCGCACGCGATGCGGCGAGCGTAGGGGCCGGGGAATTCCCTGAGGTGCCGCCAGGAATGGCTTGTTCACCGCCGGACAGCAGGGATTCTTGCTGTCCCTGGGCTGTTGGGGCGCGGCTGATGGGGGTGCCCTGGCCCGCGGTCGAACGCGTGCGGTGTCTTGTCTGTATTTGCCGCCTGTGGTGGCACTGGGGGGGCTTGTTCGTGCTCCCTCGGGCGACGTCCTGGTTCTCCGCCTGCGATTCGCGGAGGATGGTCGTCCTCGGGGCGCGAGGTTCTTTTGCCCCGACGATGGAGGCTTGCCGTGGCCCTGCTCGGTTCCGCCGTGAGGCTGCTGTGGGGGGGGCTCGCGACCTCGCCCCATCTGGCGGTGCCTCCCTCGCAGGCGCGTGAGGCCGCCACTGAGACCGCGCGCTCCCTTCGCAACGCATGCGCGTCCGCGCGGCCGTTCTACTGGGAGCTGGGGACCGCCACGGGAAAGGACGTGGGCGGCTCCGTGGGGCTGCTCGCCCCTGGGGCAGGGACGGAGATGAGCATCGCCTCCGCGTCGAAGTGGCTGTACGGCGCCTATGTCCTGGAGATGCTTCAGGGACAGCTTCGCCCCGGCGTGGATGCCCCGTTCCTCAATCTGACCAGCAGGACGCCGGTGCTCGACGCGAGCGCTTCGTCCGCGTGCAAGTCGGCTTCGTCCACCGTGCGCGCGTGTGGAAAGACGGCGGGCATCGAGGAGCCGCTCATCCAATACGAGCCGGAGCCGCCGACGCGGTTCTACTACCACTCGGGACACTTCGAGGCGCACGCCGACTTCGCGATGGGGATGGGCTTCTTCGACGGTGCGGCGCTGGCGCATGCTTTCCAAAGCCGCCTCCCGTTGAGCCTCACCTTCGTGAACGTCAACCTCGCGGGCGGCGCCAAGACGAGCCCCAGCGAGTACGCGAAGTTCTTGCGCGCCCTGATGCGCGATGAGTTGAAGCTTGGCGCCTTGCTCGGGACTCACAGCACGTGCGCGACGGTGGCGTGTGGCAACACGGGTTACAGCCCGTGGTTCACCAGCGAGCCCGCGCATTACTCCCTGGCCCACTGGGTGGAGCCGGATGATGGGGCTCGGTGGAGCGGTGGATTCAGCAGCGCGGGTCTCTTCGGCTTCTACCCGTGGATCGCCAAGGACAAGAGCCTGTATC from Myxococcaceae bacterium JPH2 encodes the following:
- a CDS encoding caspase family protein, coding for MRSLLRAFAVMLVGFASAASAETFRIAVVVGHNTGAGTQPPLRYAEADAVKVAGVLKELGGVKPEDLRLLRSPGLQALHDALEQTTAKVRQWHQDPTARVILTFYYSGHSDGDALELGRERLRYADLRRWLEGTGANVRVALVDSCRSGALLALKGGAPGPTFDIRLTDELDSSGQALLTSSAADELALESRELGGAFFTHHLVSGLRGAADLSGDGRVTLAEAYRYAFERTVRDTSDTLIATQHPAYDYRLSGRGELVLTELTRPSAVLEIPSDYQRALVVALPREQVLAELVPDSARRIALPPGTYAVRLANERGDRTSAQVSLEAGQTQVLTRDAFRATPARIEATPKGAPATAPSRWTAVVAAGAQARVGSGMGGVLGFRGAVRGGDASGISGAVTLSTGGLDTLRETSVFGWFGFHHSWHTEPATLSVGLELGLGAILQTRQGEADTAWSGAGGVAPWVGFQVPLTGPVSLALEAQFPLTAYRRGQDQTVTLMPAAWGGLAFAL
- a CDS encoding peroxiredoxin, producing the protein MSAEIGKKFPGFSLLNQDGRTRKLEDFAGKWLVVYVYPKDDTPGCTIQGKSFTATKEDFTRANIEVVGVSEDDVQSHKSFCNKFAFTIDLLADTQHELLRAAGVGQSEWKGTMYWDRTSFVIDPKGVLRKVYQKVNPEGHERVLLADIKQLQAA
- a CDS encoding SDR family oxidoreductase produces the protein MKLVSGSAIVTGAGQGIGLGIASRLMRDGANVLLFGRTPEKVEAAAAELNKASEGRTRAVPFAGDVVRVEDVTRAIALATREFGLPGILVNNAGTATLRPILDMPVEEFDQVLAINLKGPFLFTQLLAKALVAAKQPGSIVNISSLNQTAVTDGLAHYCASKAALANLSKVAASELGRYNIRVNVVAPGAIRTPLAEGAGLLTGAMGREFFAHTPLGKPCGEPEDVAKVVSFLCSDLASWVTGDTLAVDGGNHIRGLHSYADTLGLTRAVEPSL